In Opitutaceae bacterium TAV5, one genomic interval encodes:
- a CDS encoding heat shock protein Hsp20 produces the protein MHTIIHPLKPAARRPRSSPVVAPADRRKPHYDCTEQADAVALSVFLPNVEPLGVEFKVRGPDLILTARKRHLVRVNWRAAHLEGAEHDYELHLRLGYGLDYDALRAEIEGDLLKVVIPKRMTTAEELRAAAAAA, from the coding sequence ATGCACACGATCATCCATCCGCTGAAGCCCGCCGCCCGTCGTCCCCGTAGCAGCCCGGTTGTCGCCCCCGCTGACCGCCGCAAGCCGCACTACGACTGCACGGAGCAGGCGGACGCCGTCGCCCTCTCGGTCTTCCTGCCCAACGTGGAACCGCTCGGCGTCGAGTTCAAGGTGCGCGGCCCCGACCTCATCCTCACCGCGCGCAAGCGCCATCTCGTCCGCGTCAACTGGCGCGCCGCCCACCTCGAAGGCGCGGAGCACGATTACGAGCTCCACCTGCGTCTCGGCTATGGGCTCGATTACGACGCCCTGCGCGCCGAGATCGAGGGCGACCTCCTCAAGGTCGTCATCCCGAAGCGCATGACCACCGCCGAGGAACTGCGCGCCGCCGCCGCGGCCGCGTAA
- a CDS encoding biopolymer transporter ExbD translates to MAGNAGGGDGEPEFQIAPMIDVLLVLLIFFMSIATTAVSRYDPSINVPVAPDANKKEDSEGELVFNIAWKPGEHMARITYEEEPVNFETIVPRLARHLKADPKVRVLIRADAETPVSYINQVIETVAKAGIVDVTFATLNR, encoded by the coding sequence ATGGCCGGCAATGCAGGCGGCGGCGACGGCGAGCCCGAATTCCAGATCGCCCCCATGATCGACGTCCTTCTCGTGTTGCTCATCTTCTTCATGAGCATCGCGACGACGGCTGTCAGTCGTTACGATCCCTCGATCAACGTTCCCGTCGCGCCCGACGCCAACAAGAAGGAGGATTCCGAAGGCGAACTCGTCTTCAACATCGCGTGGAAGCCCGGCGAGCACATGGCGCGGATCACGTACGAGGAGGAGCCGGTCAATTTCGAGACGATTGTCCCGCGTCTCGCCCGCCACCTCAAGGCCGACCCGAAAGTCCGCGTCCTCATCCGCGCCGACGCCGAGACCCCCGTGTCCTACATCAACCAGGTCATCGAAACCGTCGCCAAGGCCGGCATCGTCGACGTCACCTTCGCCACCCTGAACCGATGA
- a CDS encoding MFS transporter, with protein MSAPAPDTFPHARLLTGVCYGAMMSLSIGINLLPVFLTTLSRLYGGEAGLTQEQLGRLGACAFGGLVFGIVITGPLADRWGAKLFAQLGNALIAASLFGMAFAPGYTSLGTAFFFLGLGSGLLDMVLSPVVAAINPHKRAVAMNWLHSFYCVGAAVTILVGTVALRADIGWRGACLVLLPLPVVLMVAFALLRFPSMTTNGAARTPMTVLVRRRWFVAAMAAIFLGGATELGLAQWLPAYAETALGFSATTGSMALLLFSLAMALGRMAAGAVGSRWNPFVIMAWGCASTAVLFVLGCFFPVGWVALACCVLAGFTGSCLWPTTLAVTADRYPDGGASMFGALAALGNAGGIFMPWVVGWVADRSNLHWGIAVSVIAPVLMLPLLKGMRHAPADR; from the coding sequence ATGTCCGCACCCGCACCCGATACCTTCCCTCATGCCCGTCTGCTCACGGGAGTTTGTTATGGAGCGATGATGAGCCTCTCCATCGGCATCAATCTGCTGCCGGTCTTTCTCACGACACTCAGCCGGCTTTACGGCGGCGAGGCGGGGCTCACGCAGGAGCAACTGGGCCGGCTCGGCGCATGCGCGTTCGGCGGGCTGGTTTTCGGCATCGTCATCACCGGGCCGCTGGCGGACCGGTGGGGCGCGAAGCTTTTCGCGCAACTGGGCAACGCGCTCATTGCGGCGAGTCTTTTCGGGATGGCGTTCGCGCCCGGTTACACGTCGCTGGGGACGGCGTTTTTCTTTCTCGGGCTCGGCTCGGGATTGCTCGACATGGTGCTCAGCCCGGTGGTGGCGGCGATCAACCCGCACAAGCGCGCCGTCGCGATGAACTGGCTGCACTCGTTTTACTGCGTGGGCGCGGCGGTGACGATTCTGGTGGGCACGGTGGCGCTGCGCGCGGACATCGGCTGGCGCGGGGCGTGCCTGGTGCTGCTGCCGTTGCCGGTGGTGCTGATGGTGGCGTTTGCGCTGCTGCGCTTCCCGTCGATGACCACCAACGGGGCGGCGCGGACGCCGATGACGGTGCTGGTGCGGCGGCGCTGGTTCGTGGCGGCGATGGCGGCGATTTTCCTGGGCGGCGCCACGGAGCTGGGCCTCGCGCAATGGCTGCCGGCCTACGCGGAGACGGCGCTCGGGTTTTCGGCGACGACGGGGAGCATGGCGCTGTTATTGTTTTCCCTGGCGATGGCGCTGGGCCGCATGGCGGCGGGTGCGGTCGGCTCAAGGTGGAATCCGTTCGTCATCATGGCCTGGGGCTGCGCGTCAACGGCGGTGCTGTTTGTGCTGGGCTGTTTTTTCCCGGTCGGATGGGTGGCGCTGGCGTGTTGCGTGCTCGCGGGATTCACCGGGAGTTGTCTGTGGCCGACCACGCTGGCGGTGACGGCGGACCGTTATCCGGACGGCGGGGCGAGCATGTTTGGCGCGCTGGCGGCGCTGGGGAATGCGGGCGGCATTTTCATGCCCTGGGTCGTCGGCTGGGTGGCCGACCGGAGCAACCTGCACTGGGGCATCGCGGTGTCGGTGATCGCGCCGGTGCTGATGTTGCCGCTGCTGAAAGGCATGCGGCATGCGCCGGCGGACCGGTGA
- a CDS encoding LacI family transcriptional regulator → MSNQRAIAAELGLNQATVSLALRGHPSIPERTRRRVEAVARRLGYRPNAYVSSLMARIRAGRPTAAKGCIAILMDARSAAESLAATSEIYRRQHAGMLARAAELGFATECFYLRAPGMSDRKLDRIFDARGLAGIVLAAPRVGTAPVRLSWERYALATVAYTWRHCVETHRVSTDYRDQIDVVFRQLLQRGYRRIGVVLPRLSLYGRSPVFYWQYKLREGLEEGRERQPVPVFLGRPGETPPEEFRRWFRRVRPDALVCQTGVETEWLDAMGVRVPEDVGLVCVNRPLASRFSGVEENFEVIGGMAAELVANQIIHNEHGLPAHPRSILIRGTWVEGATLRPAE, encoded by the coding sequence ATGTCGAACCAGCGCGCCATCGCCGCCGAACTCGGGCTCAACCAGGCCACCGTGTCGCTGGCGTTGCGCGGGCATCCGTCGATCCCGGAGCGGACGCGGCGGCGGGTGGAGGCGGTGGCGCGGCGGCTCGGTTACCGGCCCAACGCCTATGTGTCGTCGCTGATGGCGCGTATCCGCGCCGGGCGGCCGACGGCGGCCAAGGGGTGCATCGCCATCCTCATGGACGCGCGCTCGGCGGCGGAGTCGCTGGCGGCGACGAGCGAGATCTACCGGAGGCAGCACGCCGGCATGCTGGCGCGGGCGGCGGAGCTGGGATTTGCCACCGAGTGTTTTTACCTGCGCGCTCCCGGGATGAGCGATCGCAAGCTGGACCGCATTTTCGACGCGCGCGGTCTTGCGGGGATCGTGCTGGCGGCGCCCAGGGTCGGAACGGCGCCGGTGCGGCTGTCCTGGGAGCGGTATGCGCTGGCCACGGTGGCCTACACCTGGAGGCATTGTGTGGAAACGCACCGGGTATCGACCGATTACCGGGACCAGATCGATGTCGTGTTCAGACAACTGCTGCAACGCGGCTATCGGCGGATCGGGGTGGTGCTGCCGCGATTGTCGCTGTACGGGCGCAGCCCGGTATTTTATTGGCAATACAAATTGAGGGAGGGGCTGGAGGAGGGCCGGGAGAGACAGCCGGTGCCGGTGTTTCTGGGGCGGCCGGGAGAGACGCCGCCGGAAGAGTTCCGGCGATGGTTCCGGCGGGTGCGTCCGGATGCGCTGGTTTGCCAGACGGGCGTGGAGACGGAGTGGCTCGACGCGATGGGCGTGCGTGTGCCGGAGGATGTCGGCCTGGTGTGCGTGAACCGTCCGCTGGCGAGCCGGTTTTCCGGCGTGGAGGAAAATTTCGAGGTGATCGGCGGCATGGCGGCGGAACTGGTGGCCAACCAGATCATCCACAACGAGCACGGCCTGCCCGCGCATCCGCGGAGCATCCTCATCCGGGGAACGTGGGTCGAGGGGGCGACGCTGCGGCCGGCGGAATAG
- a CDS encoding NTP pyrophosphohydrolase: MSRLADSSTTLAEIKTRVLAFAREREWEQFHAPKNLSMALAAEAGELMEHFLWESSDASRAVAADPARRAKIEEELADVVIYALEFANVTGIDVAAAIETKMEHNARKYPVEKARGRSAKYTEL; this comes from the coding sequence ATGTCCCGCCTTGCCGATTCCTCAACGACCCTTGCCGAGATCAAGACCCGCGTGCTCGCTTTCGCCCGCGAACGCGAGTGGGAGCAGTTTCACGCGCCGAAAAACCTGAGCATGGCGCTGGCGGCGGAGGCGGGCGAGCTGATGGAGCATTTTTTATGGGAGTCTTCGGACGCCTCGCGGGCGGTGGCCGCCGATCCGGCGAGGCGCGCAAAGATCGAGGAGGAACTGGCGGACGTGGTGATCTACGCGCTGGAGTTCGCCAACGTGACGGGCATCGACGTGGCCGCCGCGATCGAGACGAAAATGGAGCACAACGCCCGGAAATATCCGGTGGAGAAGGCCCGCGGGCGGTCGGCGAAATACACGGAACTGTGA
- a CDS encoding biopolymer transporter ExbD → MRPPIKSANPDVGFQIAPMIDVVFVILVFFMALAAQIRIEQILQTKLPGVSVASESAEFVDEQILQIDDGGEVSLNDETYDNAASHEMPQLTATLIRLKESSDAAKSKVVVTLISHPDSPYYRTIDVLNALAVAGITNVTFTAADEF, encoded by the coding sequence ATGCGTCCTCCGATAAAAAGCGCCAATCCCGATGTCGGCTTCCAGATCGCACCGATGATCGACGTGGTGTTCGTGATCCTCGTCTTCTTCATGGCGCTGGCCGCGCAGATCCGCATCGAGCAGATCCTGCAGACCAAACTTCCCGGCGTGTCGGTGGCGAGCGAGTCGGCCGAATTCGTGGACGAGCAAATCCTGCAAATCGACGACGGCGGCGAAGTCTCCCTCAACGACGAGACCTACGACAACGCCGCCAGCCACGAGATGCCGCAGCTCACCGCCACGCTCATCCGTCTCAAGGAGTCGAGCGACGCCGCGAAGAGCAAGGTCGTGGTCACGCTCATCAGCCACCCCGACTCGCCCTATTACCGCACCATCGACGTGCTCAACGCCCTCGCCGTCGCCGGCATCACCAACGTCACCTTCACCGCCGCCGACGAATTCTGA
- a CDS encoding biopolymer transporter: MTLPRIIATALSALAPLAAFAQSAAATAATETVKTKSLLEELSAPFILPLWICSAVIVYLVIDLYLKTARKQCIRPVAVSTLQQQFRDGAYHEAFAWSAENPSPLANVVNAGLKHSPSGKQAAEDAMAIAIVGENTNYQNRIAYLSVIGVIAPMIGLTGTVIGMIQAFASMGQAGAADPSKLSGAIGHVLHATASGLAVAIPAFIFYYLLRNRVSHIIHDLSIAATDLFRKFPYEHLEHVEFTGGETYAGVPNWLRPQAEHHEEHTAEAHPGDGQAAPAPEPTA, from the coding sequence ATGACCCTCCCCCGCATCATCGCCACCGCGCTCTCCGCCCTGGCTCCGCTTGCCGCCTTCGCGCAGTCGGCCGCCGCCACGGCAGCGACCGAGACCGTCAAGACCAAGTCCCTCCTCGAGGAACTCAGCGCTCCCTTCATCCTTCCCTTGTGGATCTGTTCCGCGGTCATCGTTTACCTGGTCATCGACCTGTACCTGAAGACGGCCCGCAAGCAGTGCATCCGGCCGGTCGCGGTCTCCACCCTGCAACAGCAATTTCGTGACGGCGCTTACCACGAAGCCTTCGCCTGGAGCGCGGAAAACCCGTCGCCGCTCGCCAACGTTGTCAACGCGGGCCTGAAGCATTCGCCCAGCGGCAAGCAGGCCGCCGAAGACGCCATGGCCATCGCCATCGTCGGCGAAAACACCAACTACCAGAACCGCATCGCCTACCTCTCCGTGATTGGCGTCATCGCGCCCATGATCGGCCTCACCGGCACGGTCATCGGCATGATCCAGGCCTTCGCCTCCATGGGCCAGGCGGGCGCGGCCGATCCCTCAAAACTCTCCGGCGCCATCGGTCACGTGCTCCACGCCACCGCCTCCGGTCTGGCCGTCGCCATCCCCGCGTTCATTTTCTATTACCTGCTTCGCAACCGCGTCTCGCACATCATCCACGACCTCTCCATCGCGGCGACCGACCTCTTCCGCAAATTCCCCTACGAACACCTCGAACACGTCGAGTTTACCGGCGGCGAGACCTATGCGGGCGTCCCCAACTGGCTCCGCCCCCAGGCGGAGCATCACGAAGAACACACCGCGGAGGCTCACCCCGGCGACGGGCAGGCCGCTCCGGCTCCCGAACCCACGGCCTGA
- a CDS encoding ribonuclease Y, translating into MLNSASASLILFAQATPPYWTWAIVLLMGAAAGFIVVWAFLRQTRRMAEEQAQELLDVARREGSVAANELRQKAEEEIAARRAELNREFDRRDIEADLKLREIRSHEESLALLDHQLEQRAERLSRENAAMQQARDAIRGLSKSVRKRLEGMAQMDAEEIRQALRDEVMLECQDELRAMRREFMERSERDLENEARRILVTAMQRLTSHPNTDLTATIVQLPSEDMKGRIIGREGRNIKAFEAATGVTLLIDETPQMVLISSFDPVRREIARLALDGLIKDGRIHPASIEEFCQRAREEVDINVQQAGEDAVQRLGVNGLRPEIITLLGKLKYRFSYTQNVLDHSVEVGFLCSMLASEIGLDPNVAKRAGLLHDVGKAIDGDYEGSHATIGADFIKRHGETAIVVNAVAAHHEEVRPETVYAGLVILADTVSAARPGARAEAMASYLQRLERLEKLAMSIEGVQQAYAIQAGREVRVVVNPAHVTDEQAHDIAKQLRRRVEDELQYPSTIRITVIRESRYTETAT; encoded by the coding sequence ATGCTCAACAGTGCATCCGCTTCCCTGATCCTGTTCGCCCAGGCCACTCCCCCTTACTGGACCTGGGCGATCGTGCTTCTGATGGGTGCGGCGGCGGGTTTTATCGTGGTGTGGGCATTTCTCCGGCAGACGCGCCGGATGGCCGAGGAACAGGCGCAGGAACTCCTCGACGTCGCCCGCCGGGAGGGTTCCGTCGCCGCCAACGAACTCCGCCAGAAAGCCGAGGAGGAGATCGCCGCCAGGCGTGCCGAGCTCAATCGCGAGTTCGATCGGCGCGACATCGAGGCCGACCTCAAGCTCCGCGAAATCCGTTCGCACGAGGAATCGCTCGCCCTCCTCGACCACCAGCTCGAACAGCGCGCCGAACGCCTTTCCCGCGAAAATGCCGCCATGCAGCAGGCGCGCGACGCCATCCGCGGCCTCTCCAAATCCGTCCGCAAGCGTCTCGAGGGGATGGCGCAGATGGACGCCGAGGAGATCCGCCAGGCCCTGCGCGACGAGGTGATGCTGGAGTGTCAGGATGAACTGCGCGCCATGCGCCGCGAGTTCATGGAACGCTCCGAGCGCGACCTCGAAAACGAGGCCCGCCGCATCCTCGTCACCGCGATGCAGCGGCTCACCTCCCACCCCAACACCGATCTCACCGCCACCATCGTCCAGCTCCCCTCCGAAGACATGAAGGGGCGCATCATCGGCCGCGAGGGGCGCAACATCAAGGCCTTCGAGGCCGCCACCGGCGTCACGCTCCTCATCGACGAGACGCCGCAGATGGTGCTCATCTCGTCCTTCGATCCCGTACGGCGCGAGATCGCCCGCCTCGCGCTCGACGGCCTGATCAAGGACGGCCGTATCCACCCGGCCAGTATCGAGGAGTTTTGCCAGCGCGCCCGCGAGGAGGTGGATATCAACGTGCAACAGGCCGGCGAGGACGCCGTGCAGCGCCTCGGCGTCAACGGCCTGCGCCCCGAAATCATCACGCTGCTCGGCAAGCTCAAATACCGGTTTTCCTACACGCAGAACGTCCTCGATCACTCCGTCGAGGTCGGCTTCCTCTGCTCGATGCTGGCGAGCGAGATCGGGCTCGATCCCAACGTCGCCAAGCGCGCCGGTCTCCTGCATGACGTCGGGAAAGCCATCGACGGCGATTACGAAGGCAGCCACGCGACGATCGGCGCCGATTTTATCAAGCGCCACGGCGAGACCGCCATCGTCGTCAATGCTGTGGCCGCCCATCACGAGGAAGTCCGGCCCGAGACGGTTTACGCCGGCCTCGTGATCCTGGCCGACACCGTTTCCGCCGCCCGTCCCGGCGCGCGCGCCGAGGCGATGGCCAGTTACCTGCAACGCCTCGAACGCCTCGAAAAACTCGCCATGTCGATCGAGGGCGTCCAGCAGGCCTACGCCATCCAGGCCGGCCGCGAGGTCCGCGTGGTGGTCAACCCCGCGCACGTGACCGACGAGCAGGCGCATGATATCGCCAAGCAGCTCCGCCGCCGCGTCGAGGACGAGCTGCAATACCCGAGCACCATCCGGATCACCGTCATCCGCGAAAGCCGCTACACCGAGACGGCGACCTGA
- a CDS encoding 3'-5' exoribonuclease — protein MNFHDLILARLARPDYQPVNEARLAREIGVDRKQRGNFRHALRSLLSRGDAQIIAGDRIAPPARAGSSGRSGRTGGGDADVLVGRIQFRAGGSAIFFPRAVPGPDGQPPARSTIEPVQIGYDDTGTALPGDTVEVRLNRPRPARAARPRQQRGQQSAKDAARENELRGRVVNIVERGSATMIGTLRRVRSSYYVQPDDPRFQHEVAVPDPIKTPAFAAVAPVAAGASSQAAGKKNAKAKAAATPAKNARPIFKPVPRGAAPGAAPFSANPANPTNPELQTLNSKPAANAAAIVPEVGDKVVVRLREWTNRHAILEGEIIERLGKTFEPGAEFTAILRKYNLEPAFPDAVQREVAGLPDKVRSADITGRLDYRDIPTFTIDPDDAKDFDDALSIEHLDGGRTRIGIHIADVSHYVKPGTALDNEARKRGNSTYLVGAVIPMLPEKLSNGLCSLVEAQDRLVKTVQLTFDAKRRLVDTAFASAVIRSRKRLTYRQAYALLFEKDLAAVRALPLPPKHQTGSTGRALSSLKDAELRDLQTWIRQLWDIASHLRRSRMRNGSLDLDMPETKVFVDEQGYADRLEKIENDESHQLIEEFMLAANEAVARLTRGKRLASLYRVHDDPDAEKLGEFRDTIATAGIKAGDLTKRSELSKVITALDQHPQGHLLRTQLLRSLKKACYRSTPDGHFGLAKKDYTHFTSPIRRYSDLVVHRVLENFLDQPGNPAGKTAAASTGKKFRYSASQMAEIGEHLSLTETNSQEAERESVKVKLVEFFERELHKRTPTRFAAIITEVRPHGLFIELAESMTFGFIPASELSAGGDDYYQPTPDGSALAGKRSKRRFALGDKIDVHVAKVDRFKRLIDFKPAPA, from the coding sequence ATGAATTTCCACGACCTCATCCTCGCCCGCCTTGCCAGGCCCGATTACCAACCTGTTAACGAAGCCCGGCTCGCCCGCGAGATCGGCGTGGACCGCAAACAACGCGGAAACTTCCGCCACGCCCTTCGCAGCCTCCTTTCGCGCGGCGACGCACAGATCATCGCCGGCGACCGCATCGCCCCGCCCGCCCGCGCCGGCTCTTCCGGCCGCAGTGGCCGCACCGGCGGTGGCGATGCCGATGTGCTCGTCGGCCGCATCCAGTTCCGCGCCGGCGGCTCCGCCATTTTCTTTCCGCGCGCCGTCCCCGGCCCCGATGGCCAGCCGCCCGCCCGTTCCACAATCGAACCGGTCCAGATCGGTTACGACGACACCGGCACCGCGCTTCCCGGCGACACCGTCGAAGTCCGCCTCAACCGCCCCCGCCCGGCCCGCGCCGCCCGCCCGCGCCAGCAACGCGGACAGCAGTCCGCCAAAGACGCCGCCCGCGAGAACGAACTGCGCGGCCGCGTCGTCAACATCGTCGAGCGCGGCAGCGCCACCATGATCGGCACGCTCCGCCGCGTCCGTTCCAGCTATTACGTGCAGCCCGACGATCCGCGTTTCCAGCACGAGGTCGCTGTTCCCGACCCTATAAAAACCCCCGCCTTCGCCGCAGTGGCACCCGTAGCTGCGGGCGCAAGCTCGCAGGCCGCCGGCAAAAAAAACGCCAAGGCCAAAGCCGCCGCCACGCCCGCCAAAAACGCCCGCCCCATTTTCAAACCCGTTCCGCGCGGCGCCGCACCCGGTGCGGCACCATTTTCTGCCAATCCCGCAAACCCCACAAACCCTGAACTCCAGACCCTGAATTCCAAACCGGCGGCGAACGCCGCCGCCATCGTCCCCGAAGTCGGCGACAAGGTGGTCGTCAGGCTCCGCGAGTGGACCAACCGCCACGCCATCCTCGAAGGCGAGATCATCGAGCGCCTCGGCAAGACCTTCGAACCCGGCGCGGAGTTCACCGCCATCCTTCGCAAGTACAACCTCGAACCCGCCTTCCCCGACGCCGTCCAGCGCGAGGTCGCCGGCCTGCCCGACAAGGTCCGCTCCGCCGACATCACCGGTCGCCTCGATTACCGCGACATCCCGACCTTCACCATCGACCCCGACGACGCCAAGGATTTCGACGACGCGCTCTCCATCGAACACCTCGACGGCGGCCGCACCCGCATCGGCATCCACATCGCCGACGTCTCCCACTACGTCAAACCCGGCACTGCGCTCGACAACGAGGCCCGCAAGCGCGGCAACTCCACCTACCTCGTCGGCGCGGTCATCCCGATGCTGCCGGAAAAACTCTCCAACGGCCTCTGCTCGCTCGTCGAGGCGCAGGACCGCCTCGTCAAGACCGTACAACTGACCTTCGACGCGAAGCGCCGCCTCGTGGACACCGCTTTCGCCAGCGCCGTGATCCGCAGCCGCAAGCGCCTCACCTATCGCCAGGCCTACGCGCTCCTCTTCGAAAAAGACCTCGCCGCCGTCCGCGCCCTGCCGTTGCCGCCCAAACACCAGACCGGCTCCACCGGCCGCGCCCTCTCCTCGCTCAAGGACGCCGAACTGCGCGACCTGCAAACGTGGATACGCCAGCTCTGGGATATCGCCTCGCACCTGCGCCGTTCGCGCATGCGCAACGGCTCGCTCGATCTCGACATGCCCGAGACCAAGGTCTTCGTGGACGAGCAGGGCTACGCCGACCGCCTCGAAAAGATCGAGAACGACGAAAGCCACCAGCTCATCGAGGAGTTCATGCTCGCCGCCAACGAGGCCGTGGCCCGCCTCACGCGCGGCAAGCGCCTGGCCTCGCTCTACCGCGTCCACGACGATCCCGACGCGGAAAAGCTCGGCGAGTTCCGCGACACCATCGCCACCGCCGGCATCAAGGCGGGTGACCTCACCAAACGCTCCGAACTGTCAAAAGTCATCACCGCGCTCGACCAGCATCCGCAGGGCCACCTCCTGCGCACGCAGCTCCTGCGCAGCCTGAAAAAAGCGTGCTACCGCTCCACGCCCGACGGCCATTTCGGCCTGGCGAAAAAGGACTACACGCACTTCACGTCGCCCATCCGCCGCTACTCCGATCTCGTCGTCCATCGCGTGCTGGAAAACTTTCTCGACCAGCCCGGCAACCCCGCTGGCAAAACCGCCGCCGCGAGCACCGGGAAAAAATTCCGCTACTCCGCCTCGCAGATGGCCGAAATCGGCGAACACCTCAGCCTCACCGAAACCAACTCGCAGGAGGCGGAGCGCGAGAGCGTGAAGGTGAAGCTCGTCGAGTTTTTCGAGCGCGAGCTGCACAAGCGCACGCCCACGCGCTTCGCGGCGATCATCACCGAAGTACGCCCGCACGGCCTCTTCATCGAACTGGCCGAGTCGATGACCTTCGGTTTCATCCCGGCGTCGGAGTTGTCCGCCGGCGGCGACGATTATTACCAGCCCACCCCCGACGGCAGCGCGCTGGCCGGCAAGCGGAGCAAACGCCGCTTCGCGCTCGGCGACAAAATCGACGTCCACGTCGCCAAGGTCGACCGCTTCAAGCGCCTGATCGATTTCAAGCCGGCGCCGGCCTGA
- a CDS encoding DNA polymerase III subunit delta, whose protein sequence is MSAAQAEKPFVFVCGADDFLVNRLGKARYEELAQDVTDEFSREVVSGFANNVGEVAEAVNRFRESVQTISMFGGRRVVWLKDVNFLADTVTGRAESTLRLVEDLQQILGSVNPAEVSVVVTAAPVDRRRAFPKWCEKTADFTLVGGDADNAGEALAGVVLAEAREQGVTFGEGAMQMLLARTGANTRLLIEEVRKLAAYAGDAGDGAGRPAVIEEAHVEEITPNVAEGDFFEAAEAFFSGNLKWTLDALHRHFYAGEHSRPILSALLNRNRILIQVRALIDAGDARIGGRGLDGLPRAKGVYEHHFAGATEKSSYNVFTQNPWYVGKLAGGGKALPPLRRLIDNQQEFIRAFEEVVQRPNEQEDVLREMAVRCLSGA, encoded by the coding sequence ATGTCCGCCGCCCAAGCCGAAAAACCGTTTGTTTTTGTCTGCGGAGCCGATGACTTTCTCGTCAACCGGCTCGGCAAGGCGCGTTACGAGGAGCTGGCGCAAGACGTGACGGACGAGTTCTCGCGCGAGGTCGTCAGCGGCTTCGCCAACAATGTCGGCGAGGTGGCCGAAGCGGTGAACCGGTTTCGCGAGAGCGTGCAGACGATTTCGATGTTCGGCGGGCGGCGCGTGGTCTGGCTGAAAGACGTGAACTTCCTTGCCGACACCGTCACCGGCCGCGCCGAAAGCACGCTGCGGCTGGTCGAGGACCTCCAGCAAATCCTCGGCTCGGTCAACCCGGCGGAGGTGTCGGTCGTGGTCACGGCCGCGCCCGTCGACCGGCGGCGGGCTTTTCCCAAATGGTGCGAAAAAACCGCCGACTTCACCCTCGTGGGCGGCGACGCCGACAACGCCGGGGAGGCGCTGGCCGGCGTGGTCCTGGCCGAAGCCCGCGAACAGGGGGTGACGTTTGGCGAAGGCGCGATGCAGATGCTGCTCGCCCGCACCGGCGCCAACACCCGGCTGCTGATCGAGGAGGTGCGCAAGCTCGCCGCCTACGCGGGCGACGCCGGCGACGGCGCAGGCCGGCCCGCGGTGATCGAGGAGGCGCATGTGGAAGAGATCACCCCCAACGTGGCGGAGGGAGATTTTTTCGAGGCGGCGGAGGCGTTTTTTTCGGGCAACCTCAAGTGGACGCTCGACGCGCTGCACCGGCATTTCTACGCGGGCGAGCATTCGCGGCCGATCCTCTCGGCGCTGCTCAACCGCAACCGCATCCTCATCCAGGTGCGCGCGCTCATCGACGCGGGCGACGCGCGCATCGGCGGGCGTGGCCTCGACGGCCTGCCGCGTGCGAAGGGCGTTTACGAACATCACTTCGCCGGCGCCACGGAGAAAAGTTCCTACAACGTCTTCACGCAAAACCCGTGGTACGTGGGCAAGCTCGCCGGCGGCGGGAAAGCGCTGCCGCCGCTGCGACGGCTGATCGACAACCAGCAGGAATTCATCCGCGCCTTCGAGGAAGTGGTGCAGCGCCCCAACGAACAGGAAGACGTGCTGCGCGAGATGGCGGTGCGCTGCCTGTCGGGGGCGTGA
- a CDS encoding NUDIX hydrolase: MSDSPSTTFPGVAQRADELFDVVDDQDCVVRQETRGEVHRQRLLHRAIHVLVFDRAGRIFLQKRSMAKDSEPGRWASSCSGHVDAGEDYDTAAVRELAEEIGVRVAEAPPRWLRAGPCRETGWEFVWVYRLEHEGPFALHPAEIDDGRWITPADLAREVAENPKAFARSFLYLWGLLGEREKEGETAKER, encoded by the coding sequence ATGAGCGATTCCCCATCTACCACCTTCCCCGGCGTGGCCCAGCGGGCCGATGAACTGTTCGATGTCGTTGACGATCAGGACTGTGTCGTGCGCCAGGAAACGCGCGGCGAGGTTCACCGGCAACGCCTGCTGCACCGCGCGATTCACGTGCTGGTGTTTGACCGGGCGGGGCGGATTTTTCTGCAAAAGCGCTCGATGGCCAAGGATTCGGAGCCGGGGCGCTGGGCGTCGTCGTGCTCGGGCCACGTCGATGCAGGCGAGGATTACGACACCGCCGCCGTGCGCGAACTGGCCGAGGAGATCGGTGTGCGGGTCGCGGAGGCGCCGCCGCGCTGGCTGCGCGCCGGCCCGTGCCGGGAAACGGGCTGGGAATTCGTGTGGGTCTACCGGCTGGAGCACGAGGGTCCGTTCGCGCTGCACCCGGCCGAAATCGACGACGGCCGCTGGATCACGCCGGCAGACCTCGCCCGCGAAGTCGCCGAAAACCCGAAGGCGTTTGCCCGCTCGTTCCTGTACCTGTGGGGGTTGCTGGGGGAGCGGGAGAAGGAAGGGGAAACCGCTAAAGAACGCTGA